A single genomic interval of Musa acuminata AAA Group cultivar baxijiao chromosome BXJ3-4, Cavendish_Baxijiao_AAA, whole genome shotgun sequence harbors:
- the LOC135637187 gene encoding U-box domain-containing protein 75-like isoform X2 encodes MPQFQQPACWRLEAGGQVMDVDMAVKDGILGGGAVISGLLDGKDGTLGTAKKHDLKEMIEEMDSAAEANDVPIVFICPISLEPMVDPVTLCTGQTYERVNILRWFSTGRLTCPTTMQDLWDDTVTPNRTLHQLIHAWFSQRYLRMMKRSKDVEGRARELVQCLEKVKGEARVQTLKELHKIVAAHPSIEKPVIDSGVLGILSSLLGPFTSHAVGSEISLVVDMLNEGTTKTKIQCARFIEVLMGAESFRFEIVSSLSLLVGLVRMVKDKREPDGVSAGLSLLKTICSHDQVRSSIVSIRAVAQLVERLPDLSPNSLESALQILDDLAAIPDGRSALKDCPQTIPNTVRPLMKVSEACTRHALSILWAVCKLAPEEFVYLAVEAGLATRLLLVIQSDCPPELKKQASDLLKLCSLNYTATLFISKCKLTRTMQ; translated from the exons ATGCCGCAGTTCCAGCAACCGGCTTGCTGGAGGCTGGAAGCCGGCGGGCAAGTCATGGACGTCGACATGGCCGTGAAAGATGGCATCTTGGGCGGCGGCGCGGTCATTAGCGGCCTCCTGGACGGCAAAGATGGGACCTTGGGCACCGCCAAGAAGCACGACCTCAAGGAGATGATCGAGGAGATGGACTCGGCGGCGGAGGCGAACGACGTGCCGATCGTGTTCATCTGCCCCATCTCACTGGAGCCGATGGTGGATCCCGTCACCCTGTGCACCGGCCAGACCTACGAGCGCGTCAACATCCTCAGGTGGTTCTCCACGGGCCGCCTCACCTGTCCCACCACCATGCAGGATCTCTGGGACGACACCGTCACCCCCAACCGCACTCTCCACCAACTGATCCACGCCTGGTTCTCGCAGCGCTACCTGCGTATGATGAAGCGATCCAAGGACGTGGAGGGCCGCGCCAGAGAGCTCGTCCAATGCCTCGAGAAGGTCAAGGGAGAGGCGCGAGTACAGACTCTGAAAGAACTGCACAAGATCGTTGCCGCCCACCCCTCCATCGAAAAGCCTGTGATCGATTCCGGCGTCCTCGGCATTTTATCTTCTCTTCTAGGCCCTTTCACCTCCCATGCCGTCGGCTCCGAG ATCTCACTCGTCGTAGACATGCTGAACGAGGGAACAACCAAGACGAAGATACAATGCGCGAGGTTCATCGAAGTGTTGATGGGTGCGGAGAGTTTCCGATTCGAGATCGTCTCAAGTCTGAGCCTTTTAGTGGGGCTGGTAAGGATGGTGAAGGATAAACGAGAACCCGACGGGGTTTCAGCAGGTCTTAGCTTGCTAAAGACCATTTGCTCCCACGACCAAGTCCGCAGCTCGATCGTGAGCATCAGAGCAGTCGCGCAGCTTGTCGAGCGACTGCCAGACCTGAGCCCAAACAGCTTGGAATCGGCATTACAAATCTTGGATGATCTCGCTGCCATCCCTGATGGTCGATCAGCATTGAAGGATTGCCCCCAAACCATTCCCAACACAGTGAGGCCTCTGATGAAGGTGTCCGAGGCTTGTACTCGACATGCGTTGTCGATACTATGGGCGGTGTGTAAGCTTGCTCCCGAGGAATTTGTTTATCTTGCAGTAGAGGCTGGCCTGGCAACAAGGCTGTTGCTTGTGATACAGAGCGATTGCCCTCCGGAGCTAAAGAAACAAGCATCCGATTTGCTGAAGCTCTGTAGTCTCAATTACACTGCCACCCTTTTCATTTCCAAGTGCAAGCTAACGAGGACGATGCAGTGA
- the LOC135637187 gene encoding U-box domain-containing protein 30-like isoform X1, which produces MPQFQQPACWRLEAGGQVMDVDMAVKDGILGGGAVISGLLDGKDGTLGTAKKHDLKEMIEEMDSAAEANDVPIVFICPISLEPMVDPVTLCTGQTYERVNILRWFSTGRLTCPTTMQDLWDDTVTPNRTLHQLIHAWFSQRYLRMMKRSKDVEGRARELVQCLEKVKGEARVQTLKELHKIVAAHPSIEKPVIDSGVLGILSSLLGPFTSHAVGSEVIAVLVNLNLDSEAMTDLMQPAKISLVVDMLNEGTTKTKIQCARFIEVLMGAESFRFEIVSSLSLLVGLVRMVKDKREPDGVSAGLSLLKTICSHDQVRSSIVSIRAVAQLVERLPDLSPNSLESALQILDDLAAIPDGRSALKDCPQTIPNTVRPLMKVSEACTRHALSILWAVCKLAPEEFVYLAVEAGLATRLLLVIQSDCPPELKKQASDLLKLCSLNYTATLFISKCKLTRTMQ; this is translated from the coding sequence ATGCCGCAGTTCCAGCAACCGGCTTGCTGGAGGCTGGAAGCCGGCGGGCAAGTCATGGACGTCGACATGGCCGTGAAAGATGGCATCTTGGGCGGCGGCGCGGTCATTAGCGGCCTCCTGGACGGCAAAGATGGGACCTTGGGCACCGCCAAGAAGCACGACCTCAAGGAGATGATCGAGGAGATGGACTCGGCGGCGGAGGCGAACGACGTGCCGATCGTGTTCATCTGCCCCATCTCACTGGAGCCGATGGTGGATCCCGTCACCCTGTGCACCGGCCAGACCTACGAGCGCGTCAACATCCTCAGGTGGTTCTCCACGGGCCGCCTCACCTGTCCCACCACCATGCAGGATCTCTGGGACGACACCGTCACCCCCAACCGCACTCTCCACCAACTGATCCACGCCTGGTTCTCGCAGCGCTACCTGCGTATGATGAAGCGATCCAAGGACGTGGAGGGCCGCGCCAGAGAGCTCGTCCAATGCCTCGAGAAGGTCAAGGGAGAGGCGCGAGTACAGACTCTGAAAGAACTGCACAAGATCGTTGCCGCCCACCCCTCCATCGAAAAGCCTGTGATCGATTCCGGCGTCCTCGGCATTTTATCTTCTCTTCTAGGCCCTTTCACCTCCCATGCCGTCGGCTCCGAGGTGATCGCCGTTCTTGTCAATCTCAACCTTGATTCAGAAGCAATGACTGACTTGATGCAACCTGCGAAGATCTCACTCGTCGTAGACATGCTGAACGAGGGAACAACCAAGACGAAGATACAATGCGCGAGGTTCATCGAAGTGTTGATGGGTGCGGAGAGTTTCCGATTCGAGATCGTCTCAAGTCTGAGCCTTTTAGTGGGGCTGGTAAGGATGGTGAAGGATAAACGAGAACCCGACGGGGTTTCAGCAGGTCTTAGCTTGCTAAAGACCATTTGCTCCCACGACCAAGTCCGCAGCTCGATCGTGAGCATCAGAGCAGTCGCGCAGCTTGTCGAGCGACTGCCAGACCTGAGCCCAAACAGCTTGGAATCGGCATTACAAATCTTGGATGATCTCGCTGCCATCCCTGATGGTCGATCAGCATTGAAGGATTGCCCCCAAACCATTCCCAACACAGTGAGGCCTCTGATGAAGGTGTCCGAGGCTTGTACTCGACATGCGTTGTCGATACTATGGGCGGTGTGTAAGCTTGCTCCCGAGGAATTTGTTTATCTTGCAGTAGAGGCTGGCCTGGCAACAAGGCTGTTGCTTGTGATACAGAGCGATTGCCCTCCGGAGCTAAAGAAACAAGCATCCGATTTGCTGAAGCTCTGTAGTCTCAATTACACTGCCACCCTTTTCATTTCCAAGTGCAAGCTAACGAGGACGATGCAGTGA
- the LOC103980856 gene encoding lecithin-cholesterol acyltransferase-like 1 — protein sequence MEMNVILILPLLVFPMALLPAVCLSAGGSNDLHPLVLIPGSGGNQLEARLTKDYKPSSLLCALSATRKGKDGWFRLWFDPTVLVPALTRCFAERMTLYYHAALDDYRNAPGVLTRVPCFGSTQGLLYLDPHLKHITEYMATLVNSLEQLGYIDGENLFGAPYDFRYGLAAEGHPSKVGTQYLEDLKELIESASASNGGKPVILLSHSLGGLFALQLLVRSTSSWRQKYVKHLLTLSAPWAGTVQEMLTFASGYTLGIPIVDPLLVRAEQRSSESNQWLLPSPKVFGHIPLVVSGNKSYSAWDMQGFMGDIGFEEGVYPYKTRVLPMTDKFEEPGVPVTCVVGSGVETPETLFYGEDGFDVQPEVVYGDGDGTVNLVSLLALESEWAGSASQDLKVIRLPGVSHTSILKDKSALREIVAEICSINAITASSLVFRA from the exons ATGGAAATGAATGTCATTCTGATCCTTCCCCTTCTTGTCTTTCCCATGGCTTTGTTGCCGGCCGTGTGCCTTTCTGCGGGGGGCAGCAACGATCTCCACCCTCTGGTCCTCATACCGGGGAGTGGCGGCAACCAACTGGAGGCCCGGCTGACGAAGGACTACAAGCCGTCGAGCCTCCTCTGCGCCCTGTCCGCGACGAGGAAGGGGAAGGACGGGTGGTTCAGGCTGTGGTTCGACCCGACGGTGCTGGTCCCCGCCCTCACCCGCTGCTTCGCCGAGCGGATGACGCTGTACTACCACGCCGCCCTCGACGACTACCGCAACGCCCCCGGCGTGCTGACCCGGGTCCCCTGCTTCGGCTCCACTCAGGGGCTCCTCTACCTCGACCCTCACCTCAA GCATATCACCGAATACATGGCAACTCTCGTGAACTCCTTGGAGCAGCTTGGCTATATAGACGGCGAAAACCTCTTCGGCGCGCCGTACGACTTCCGCTACGGTCTGGCCGCAGAAGGCCACCCCTCCAAAGTTGGAACCCAGTATCTGGAAGATCTCAAAGAATTAATCGAATCTGCGAGCGCTTCCAATGGCGGCAAGCCCGTGATCCTCCTCTCCCACAGCCTCGGCGGCCTCTTCGCGCTCCAGCTCCTCGTCCGCAGCACTTCCTCATGGCGGCAAAAGTACGTCAAGCACCTGCTCACCCTCTCGGCGCCATGGGCCGGCACGGTGCAAGAGATGCTCACCTTTGCGTCGGGGTACACCCTCGGCATCCCCATCGTGGACCCTCTGCTGGTCCGGGCCGAGCAGCGGAGCTCCGAGAGCAACCAGTGGCTCCTGCCGTCGCCCAAGGTGTTCGGCCACATTCCGCTCGTCGTGTCCGGGAACAAGAGCTACTCCGCATGGGACATGCAGGGGTTCATGGGGGACATCGGGTTCGAGGAAGGGGTCTACCCGTACAAGACGCGGGTGTTGCCGATGACGGACAAGTTCGAGGAGCCGGGCGTGCCGGTGACGTGCGTGGTGGGCAGCGGGGTCGAGACGCCGGAGACGTTGTTCTACGGGGAGGACGGGTTCGACGTGCAGCCGGAGGTGGTTTACGGCGACGGAGATGGCACGGTCAATTTGGTGAGCTTATTGGCGCTGGAGTCCGAGTGGGCGGGGTCGGCGAGCCAGGATCTGAAGGTGATCAGGCTGCCTGGTGTCTCCCATACCTCGATTTTGAAGGACAAGAGCGCTTTGCGGGAGATAGTAGCCGAGATTTGCAGCATAAACGCCATTACCGCGAGCTCTCTAGTCTTTCGAGCGTGA
- the LOC135634934 gene encoding probable vacuolar amino acid transporter YPQ1 isoform X1, producing the protein MAKSLAWATCGEEERVCVGWIERYFNDCVCSVRGELSFDLGMISLFCWGIAEVPQIITNFHNKSGHGISLAFLLTWVVGDIFNLVGCLLEPVTLPTQFYTALLYTAVTVVLVLQILYYDCWLRCCESRGFAAQLEVEEDSCKPLNPNSEGHSHPLPTLTAPPTASPRADVCYTSARSLAGSETPPYRSSYLGPARSGPSASRYLESSGSDDERSARHRSWLSGMSKPIRILSRPVGYGTFAAASVTLPFQTKASMEEGGIKLLEENPYGLLLGWVMAAIYMGGRLPQIYMNIKRGSVEGLNPLMFMFALTANATYVGSILVRSIEWERIKANSPWLLDAVVCVLLDLFIILQFAYYKFMHKRMTSNEDEHEDFMEAKETLV; encoded by the exons ATGGCGAAGTCTCTTGCATGGGCTACCTGCGGAGAGGAGGAGAGGGTCTGTGTAGGATGGATCGAGAGGTACTTCAACGACTGCGTGTGTAGCGTAAGAGGTGAGCTATCGTTTGACCTCGGAATGATCAGCCTCTTCTGCTGGGGAATAGCAGAGGTACCACAGATCATCACCAACTTCCACAACAAGTCTGGCCATGGCATCTCCCTTGCATTCCTCCTGACTTGGGTCGTTGG TGACATCTTCAACCTGGTGGGTTGCCTTCTCGAACCAGTAACG CTGCCGACCCAGTTCTATACAGCACTG TTATACACGGCCGTCACAGTGGTTTTGGTGCTGCAAATTCTGTATTACGATTGCTGGCTAAGATGTTGTGAGAGCAGAGGTTTCGCGGCTCAACTAGAG GTCGAAGAAGACAGCTGCAAACCTTTGAATCCGAATTCTGAGGGTCACAGTCATCCCCTACCAACTCTTACTGCCCCGCCTACAGCATCACCTCGTGCAGATGTATGCTATAC GTCGGCGAGGTCTTTGGCGGGCAGTGAGACTCCACCGTATAGATCGTCCTACCTTGGACCAGCTCGAAGTGGTCCATCAGCCTCGAGGTACTTGGAGTCGTCGGGTTCTGATGACGAGAGATCGGCACGGCACCGATCTTGGCTCAGCGGCATGAGTAAGCCCATCAGGATCCTCTCTCGCCCG GTTGGCTATGGGACTTTTGCAGCTGCCTCGGTCACTTTACCATTTCAAACCAAAGCTTCAATGGAG GAAGGAGGCATAAAATTACTGGAAGAGAACCCTTATGGGCTGCTGTTAGGATGGGTTATGGCTGCCATTTACATGGGAGGCCGCCTGCCTCAGATATATATGAAC ATCAAGCGTGGGAGCGTGGAG GGATTAAATCCTCTAATGTTCATGTTTGCACTCACTGCCAATGCAACTTACGTTGGAag CATACTGGTAAGGAGCATTGAGTGGGAAAGAATTAAGGCTAACTCACCTTGGTTGCTGGATGCAGTAGTCTGTGTTCTTCTTGATCTATTT ATCATCCTACAATTTGCCTACTACAAGTTCATGCACAAAAGGATGACAAGCAATGAGGATGAACATGAAGACTTCATGGAAGCCAAGGAAACACTTGTCTGA
- the LOC135634934 gene encoding probable vacuolar amino acid transporter YPQ1 isoform X2 encodes MAKSLAWATCGEEERVCVGWIERYFNDCVCSVRGELSFDLGMISLFCWGIAEVPQIITNFHNKSGHGISLAFLLTWVVGDIFNLVGCLLEPVTLYTAVTVVLVLQILYYDCWLRCCESRGFAAQLEVEEDSCKPLNPNSEGHSHPLPTLTAPPTASPRADVCYTSARSLAGSETPPYRSSYLGPARSGPSASRYLESSGSDDERSARHRSWLSGMSKPIRILSRPVGYGTFAAASVTLPFQTKASMEEGGIKLLEENPYGLLLGWVMAAIYMGGRLPQIYMNIKRGSVEGLNPLMFMFALTANATYVGSILVRSIEWERIKANSPWLLDAVVCVLLDLFIILQFAYYKFMHKRMTSNEDEHEDFMEAKETLV; translated from the exons ATGGCGAAGTCTCTTGCATGGGCTACCTGCGGAGAGGAGGAGAGGGTCTGTGTAGGATGGATCGAGAGGTACTTCAACGACTGCGTGTGTAGCGTAAGAGGTGAGCTATCGTTTGACCTCGGAATGATCAGCCTCTTCTGCTGGGGAATAGCAGAGGTACCACAGATCATCACCAACTTCCACAACAAGTCTGGCCATGGCATCTCCCTTGCATTCCTCCTGACTTGGGTCGTTGG TGACATCTTCAACCTGGTGGGTTGCCTTCTCGAACCAGTAACG TTATACACGGCCGTCACAGTGGTTTTGGTGCTGCAAATTCTGTATTACGATTGCTGGCTAAGATGTTGTGAGAGCAGAGGTTTCGCGGCTCAACTAGAG GTCGAAGAAGACAGCTGCAAACCTTTGAATCCGAATTCTGAGGGTCACAGTCATCCCCTACCAACTCTTACTGCCCCGCCTACAGCATCACCTCGTGCAGATGTATGCTATAC GTCGGCGAGGTCTTTGGCGGGCAGTGAGACTCCACCGTATAGATCGTCCTACCTTGGACCAGCTCGAAGTGGTCCATCAGCCTCGAGGTACTTGGAGTCGTCGGGTTCTGATGACGAGAGATCGGCACGGCACCGATCTTGGCTCAGCGGCATGAGTAAGCCCATCAGGATCCTCTCTCGCCCG GTTGGCTATGGGACTTTTGCAGCTGCCTCGGTCACTTTACCATTTCAAACCAAAGCTTCAATGGAG GAAGGAGGCATAAAATTACTGGAAGAGAACCCTTATGGGCTGCTGTTAGGATGGGTTATGGCTGCCATTTACATGGGAGGCCGCCTGCCTCAGATATATATGAAC ATCAAGCGTGGGAGCGTGGAG GGATTAAATCCTCTAATGTTCATGTTTGCACTCACTGCCAATGCAACTTACGTTGGAag CATACTGGTAAGGAGCATTGAGTGGGAAAGAATTAAGGCTAACTCACCTTGGTTGCTGGATGCAGTAGTCTGTGTTCTTCTTGATCTATTT ATCATCCTACAATTTGCCTACTACAAGTTCATGCACAAAAGGATGACAAGCAATGAGGATGAACATGAAGACTTCATGGAAGCCAAGGAAACACTTGTCTGA
- the LOC135634821 gene encoding BEL1-like homeodomain protein 4, with protein MGIATQPSQLPFSYLSPTKVLTRPQPGPNSPTTSMSQGFHQGIFSFSEGFDRSANQEQQHHHIAQQSRRDKLRVQGFDAAGPPLVPIEEQGGEPSIYESAAVGAGNMLSDMFSFPAHGPTPIDLHANQISGSYHLPPRQTAVTGFSGDWYGPNRQGNQQQHQVTGLNTDPAAAMQLFLMNPPPQPPSQQQHPRSPSPPPPAAAPTLHQQHHPHQAFQSFGETPFGGRLVEGQGLSLSLSSSLQHLEMAKADDLRVREGGLYFSNQQQHPSLHLQGHVHGHGQQFHMGYTGTGMVSVLRNSKYAKAAQELLEEFCSVMSGQSKGSRVGRHRVGPSNINRNPSSGGGGGGASSTAAASTSSSKDVPPLSPADRFEHQRKKTKLISMLDEVDRRYSHYCDQMQMVVNSFDSVMGFGAATPYTALAQKAMSRHFRCLKDAIVAQLKQTCELLGDREGASSSGITKGDTPRLRLLDQSLRQQQAFSQMGMMEQEAWRPQRGLPERSVSILRGWLFGHFLHPYPSDADKHLLARQTGLSRNQVSNWFINARVRLWKPMVEEMYLQESKEEEGTEKETNQQRAPSPMQQQQQSQRLGTNAASESDASPSTSSISHRNHRFASSSDNPPPGLGAAHQPSSGVDDSVLVGVGQIGDVYRYYGAAATSELGPAARMRLGAAGDVSLTLGLRHAGGGTSEKSRFSVRDLGGC; from the exons ATGGGAATAGCGACACAACCGTCTcagcttcccttctcctacctcaGCCCAACCAAGGTCCTTACGAGGCCGCAGCCCGGGCCTAATTCGCCGACGACGTCTATGTCCCAAGGCTTCCACCAAGGCATCTTCAGCTTCTCCGAGGGCTTCGATCGCTCTGCAAACCAGGAGCAGCAGCATCACCACATCGCGCAGCAAAGCAGGAGGGACAAGCTAAGGGTGCAAGGGTTCGATGCCGCCGGACCCCCGCTAGTCCCGATCGAGGAGCAAGGAGGGGAGCCAAGCATCTACGAATCCGCCGCTGTCGGTGCCGGCAACATGTTGTCAGACATGTTCAGTTTCCCGGCGCACGGACCAACGCCAATCGACCTGCATGCCAACCAGATCTCGGGTAGTTATCATCTCCCGCCGAGGCAAACGGCCGTGACCGGCTTTTCCGGGGACTGGTACGGGCCGAACCGACAAGGGAACCAGCAGCAGCATCAGGTGACGGGTTTGAACACCGATCCAGCTGCTGCGATGCAGCTATTTCTCATGAATCCTCCACCGCAGCCGCCATCACAGCAGCAGCATCCAAggtctccatctccacctccacCAGCTGCTGCCCCAACTCTCCACCAGCAACACCATCCTCATCAAGCCTTTCAATCCTTTGGCGAGACTCCCTTTGGTGGGAGACTGGTAGAAGGCCAAGGGCTGTCGTTATCGCTCTCTTCATCTCTGCAGCACTTGGAGATGGCCAAAGCTGATGATCTAAGAGTTAGAGAAGGTGGGTTGTACTTCAGCAACCAGCAGCAGCACCCTTCGTTACATTTGCAAGGCCATGTTCATGGCCATGGTCAGCAGTTCCACATGGGCTATACCGGCACGGGTATGGTGAGTGTATTGAGGAACTCCAAGTATGCAAAGGCGGCGCAGGAGCTACTGGAGGAGTTCTGCAGCGTGATGAGCGGGCAATCGAAAGGGAGTAGGGTAGGGAGGCACCGCGTCGGGCCATCCAACATTAACCGTAACCCTagtagcggcggcggcggtggaggtgcGTCTAGTACGGCCGCTGCATCTACCTCCTCTTCCAAGGATGTCCCTCCCTTGTCTCCCGCTGACAGATTTGAGCACCAGAGAAAGAAAACGAAGCTCATCTCCATGCTTGACGAG GTCGACAGAAGATACAGCCACTACTGCGATCAAATGCAGATGGTGGTGAATTCCTTCGACTCGGTGATGGGGTTTGGAGCTGCAACGCCCTACACAGCTCTAGCGCAGAAGGCTATGTCGCGGCACTTCCGGTGCCTCAAGGACGCAATCGTCGCACAACTGAAGCAGACATGCGAACTCCTAGGCGACAGAGAAGGTGCGAGCAGCTCGGGGATCACCAAGGGAGACACCCCCAGGCTCCGGCTGCTCGACCAGAGCTTGCGGCAGCAGCAGGCCTTCAGTCAGATGGGAATGATGGAGCAGGAAGCCTGGAGGCCTCAGCGCGGATTGCCGGAGCGCTCCGTCAGCATCCTGAGGGGTTGGCTCTTCGGGCACTTCCTTCACCC GTATCCCAGTGATGCAGATAAGCATTTGTTGGCGAGGCAGACAGGTTTATCCAGAAATCAG GTTTCCAACTGGTTCATCAATGCAAGGGTGAGGCTATGGAAGCCAATGGTGGAGGAGATGTACCTGCAGGAGTCCAAGGAGGAGGAGGGAACTGAGAAagaaacaaaccaacaaagagcgCCATCACCaatgcaacagcagcagcaaagcCAGAGACTGGGAACCAATGCGGCGTCCGAGAGTGACGCCTCTCCCAGCACATCCTCCATCAGCCACCGCAATCATCGGTTCGCCTCCTCCTCCGACAACCCACCGCCGGGTCTGGGTGCGGCCCACCAGCCAAGCAGCGGAGTCGATGACAGTGTCCTTGTCGGTGTAGGACAAATCGGCGACGTGTACCGCTACTACGGGGCTGCCGCCACCTCTGAACTGGGTCCGGCTGCGCGAATGCGACTGGGGGCCGCCGGAGACGTGTCGCTCACGCTCGGGCTACGGCATGCCGGCGGCGGTACGTCCGAGAAGAGCCGGTTCTCAGTTAGGGACTTGGGCGGCTGTTAA
- the LOC135635285 gene encoding uncharacterized protein LOC135635285 has translation MATLNVHSPVFSACSVLMSLLFAYSASVQLDDPDWYFWFPLYAFAFGINLLHCGFTSNTLSRSAMSILCAGILLLVKVIVEGYVEGVAGLWSLNMRERIVREKLGSGLVVMSMLLHLKASHASKEAKKGRGEQAARSAESGMVILVAASIGLTMYFFLTVQEHMKF, from the exons ATGGCGACGCTTAACGTTCATTCTCCCGTTTTCTCCGCGTGCTCTGTGTTGATGAGCCTACTGTTTGCTTACTCTGCATCAGTTCAGCTGGATGATCCAG ATTGGTACTTTTGGTTCCCACTCTATGCCTTTGCCTTCGGCATCAATCTTCTCCACTGTGGCTTCACCTCCAACACCCTGAGTCGATCGGCCATGTCGATCCTCTGTGCTGGGATTCTCTTGCTCGTGAAGGTCATAGTGGAGGGCTATGTCGAAGGGGTGGCTGGGCTTTGGTCCTTGAACATGCGTGAGAGGATTGTGAGGGAGAAGCTTGGGAGTGGGTTGGTGGTGATGTCCATGCTTCTGCATCTCAAAGCTTCTCATGCTTCGAAGGAGGCcaagaaaggaagaggagaacaAGCAGCAAGATCTGCTGAATCCG GGATGGTGATTCTTGTGGCAGCGAGCATTGGACTCACCATGTACTTCTTCCTCACTGTTCAAGAACACATGAAGTTTTGA
- the LOC135634764 gene encoding protein JINGUBANG-like → MREGGGSSGGSGHSAAMYADRPMPHSDQLMHQSSADEDSFMRHSSSSTTASSGFYSDYPMAMSGESSPFIMSPWHQSSPHPANDPAFADAAAGLPFTGLISSLVREEGHIYSLAAIGDLLYTGSDSKNIRVWKNQKDFAGFKSSSGLVKAIVIAADRIFTGHQDGKIRVWRVSPKSAAVHKRIGSLPRLKDVIRSSLKPSNYVEVRRHRSALWIRHSDAISCLCLDEDQGLLYSSSWDKTFKVWRISDSRCLESVIAHDDAVNSVVTAFGGLVLTGSADGTVKVWRRELQVKSTKHSPVQTLLKQESAVTSLAVSPTAPILYCGSSDGIINFWEGEGQLSHGGVLRGHKMAVLCLAAAGSLLLSGSADKNICVWRREGTVHNCLSVLSGHSGPVKCLAIVTDTGGEEGGRGGAAASWIVYSGSLDKSVKVWRVSEQSPEALLRAPQSGAYGGRAE, encoded by the coding sequence ATGAGGGAGGGAGGCGGCAGCAGCGGTGGGAGTGGGCACAGCGCCGCCATGTACGCCGACAGGCCCATGCCGCACTCTGACCAACTCATGCACCAGTCCTCCGCGGATGAGGACTCCTTCATGCGACACAGCAGCTCCTCCACCACGGCCAGCTCTGGGTTCTACTCCGACTACCCCATGGCCATGAGCGGCGAGAGCTCCCCTTTCATCATGTCCCCTTGGCACCAGTCCTCCCCCCACCCGGCCAACGACCCCGCCTTCGCGGATGCCGCCGCTGGGCTCCCCTTCACTGGCCTCATCAGCTCCCTGGTGCGCGAGGAGGGTCACATCTACTCGCTCGCTGCCATTGGCGACCTCCTGTACACCGGATCTGACAGCAAGAATATCCGGGTGTGGAAGAACCAGAAGGACTTCGCCGGGTTCAAGTCCAGCAGCGGGCTCGTCAAGGCCATCGTCATCGCGGCGGATCGCATCTTCACCGGCCACCAGGACGGCAAGATCCGGGTATGGAGGGTGTCCCCCAAGAGCGCCGCCGTACACAAGCGTATTGGGAGCCTCCCCAGGCTCAAGGACGTCATCCGGAGCTCGCTGAAGCCGTCCAACTACGTCGAGGTCCGTCGCCATCGCAGCGCCCTCTGGATTCGCCACTCCGACGCCATATCGTGCCTTTGCCTCGACGAGGACCAGGGGCTCCTCTACTCGAGCTCCTGGGACAAGACCTTTAAGGTGTGGCGAATATCTGACTCGAGGTGCCTGGAGTCTGTCATCGCCCATGACGACGCTGTCAACTCGGTTGTGACCGCCTTCGGCGGGCTCGTCTTGACCGGCTCCGCCGACGGCACCGTCAAGGTGTGGCGACGGGAGCTGCAGGTGAAGAGCACCAAGCACTCGCCGGTGCAGACGCTGCTCAAGCAGGAGTCCGCTGTGACCTCGCTCGCGGTCAGCCCGACAGCGCCTATCCTCTACTGCGGCTCCTCCGACGGGATCATCAATTTCTGGGAGGGAGAAGGGCAACTCTCCCACGGCGGAGTGCTCCGAGGCCACAAAATGGCAGTCCTCTGCCTCGCCGCGGCCGGAAGCCTCCTGCTAAGCGGCTCCGCTGACAAGAATATCTGCGTGTGGCGGCGCGAGGGCACAGTGCACAACTGCCTCTCGGTGCTCAGCGGCCACTCGGGACCAGTCAAGTGCCTCGCGATAGTCACGGACACCGGCGGCGAGGAGGGGGGCCGCGGCGGCGCCGCCGCGAGTTGGATCGTGTACAGCGGCAGCCTAGACAAATCGGTGAAGGTGTGGCGGGTGTCGGAGCAGTCACCGGAGGCGTTGCTGAGGGCGCCGCAGTCGGGGGCGTACGGCGGCAGGGCGGAGTAA